In Fusarium falciforme chromosome 9, complete sequence, the sequence TGGGCAATTATCACCAAAAACACCAACACTATCACCACAAGCACAACCACCATGGGCAACTCAGAGTCAAAACCCGGTATCGCTCCTCAAATGTCCCCCGAAGGCCAACAAAAGGGCGTCCCTCCAGTCATCCGTGCAACATACCAAAACACCTGGTCAAAACTCGCCTGCTGGACCAGCGTCTCCCTTAACCTAGGCGAACCCGACGCTAAACCTACATACTCCGTCAGTCTCCCCAAGGGCTGGTACGGAGACATCATTTTGCACAACGGACCCAGCACAGGATCTGCACCTCTTGCAAGCGGGACGAGGGACCGTGTGTGCAGAAGCTCAGACTATTCCATCACACTACCACCACTACCCGGTTCCGACTTTGATGGCGGTTTAGAGATCCTGCGCCGTCCTTCTGGCAGAAAAGGAAGATGGTGGTTCGGTATTCAAGTCGGCCACGGCGCCGGACGACACGTTGAGCGATTCGAATGGCGTCGCTCTCACGGCAGCGAAGTCAAGAGTGTCGGCCAGTCAAGATGGGGCTGGAAGCTCGTCCGGCTAGGAAGCAACAAGGAAGAGGACTACTCGAGCGACGAGGACATTCCCGACGACAGAGACGGTTTCACCAGTGACGGAAAGGAAATTGTCGCCGTGTGGGCGGGAAGCAGCTGCTGGAAGATCTCGGGCGTGGGAGAGCTCCAGTTCAGAGGCAGTGGCCTCACTGGTGAGCTGGGAACGGCATGGGCACTGATGGTTGTCATGAGCTGCATGGCAATCTGGCAAAAGACCATGCGAGACATGGCAACCGCGGGTGCCGCTAGCAGTGCCAGTTCatcctctgctgctgctgcggcggTATAGGTATCGTAATAGAGGGATTCGTTGTATTTATTGGAGTGGCGTTTTGTATTAGATGTCAATTTTTAGAGGCACGGAAAGATATGACACTTATGTACACCTACCAAACTCGTATTTCTCTCATCTTGTACCCAAGGCGTCGAATTGTTAACAACTGCCTAGGAACTGGCTTGATCTCACAAGCGCTCAGCCTAACCAAGGGAGCCGAGATAGACCAACACTAGTCTCCCTCAAACGATTCGGGATAACTATTCATTGTCCATGAGCTGGGTATAATCCAGCGGCGTCTAGCCAATTGCTGCATACACAACTAAACTTCACAAGCCATGAACCGGCTCATAGGATCAacagtaataataaaaccgAATGTCGTGCTCATCACTCGCTCCCTCCCCTTCGTCTTGTCTGTCTCTCCTACGTCATGTTTCATGAGCCGACATGGTCCACTCATCCCTctcctttgccttcttcgTGTCTGTGGCCCAACCGAAGAGGGAATGCCGCGTCTGTCGCCGCAAACGTGCCTGATGTCTTTCGACATCAAGCCGGCAGATATGCTAGATACGCTGTGTCGTGCCTGAAGCCTGTCTCTTTTCCTCAGCCCCCTTTATCGAAGAAACAGGTCCCCAACGCCGTTCCTCAGCGTCCTTGTCCTGTCTACATGGTCGAACCCGAGGTAGTCATCCTCCCCTTGTATAAAGGATGATAATACGTCGTCTGTCTCTTGTTAGTTACATAAACAAACATCGCCTTTCGAGACATACCATCGTTGAGATATTGTGGTTTCGAGTAGTTAGACCGTCGCACCACCGcgatcttgatcttctcaaaGCTCTTGCCCTTGATTCCAGTTCGCTTCTCCAGCCGCTTCTTTGTGTCGGCGAACTTCTCGTCCTGAGCAATAATATTAGCCACATGTCTTTCCTCCTCGAGCCGGAAATCTTACTTCAATGACCAAGAACTTGAAAGGTACACCATGAACTCGGCTGACGTCGTTCTGGAAGTGGAAAACCTGGATGAAGTGGTTCTCATCGGCGTTCGCCTCCTCTTGAGGAACACGTTCAGCATAGATCTGTGCATACTCGTTAAGGTTCATGACAGGATGCTCGCGGAGCGGCTCTCGGTAAAATCGGTTCGAGCTGGTCTCGTACACCCGTATCCTACCAGCTTCAGCCTCGCTTGGAAGTTGCGCCTTTTTGATCAATGCCTCGACCACGTCGTCGACTGTACCCGTCTTGGGGACAAGGAGATCGTATTGATCCTGTGCATTTTGTTAGCTGATATCCATCTTAATACCACACGCCCTCGTACCTCCTTGGTGATGCCCTCGCTCAGCCAGATCACCTTGATGCTCTTCTTGGTGTCCAGCTCAGCGAGACTCATCTCAAGCACTTCAAAGTAGAATGCGTCGTTCCGTTGGGTTGAGTTGAGCGCCGTGGAGCCCATCGGGTTTAGAATCTGCCGCAGTGTTGGGTTTGCTCCTCGTCTCACGGGTGTCTTGGGATTCTGGGTTGATGCGTTCACAGTCCAGAACCGAATGTGAGTGGGTTGCACAGCCAGATGAGCTCCAACCCGTTCCGAGAGCGTGTCGTACGTAATCTTAGAGTTGAGCACCAGCTCGAAAGGAGGGTATTGAGCCTGGTCACACCGGGTAGGGTGAGGATGAAACTTGACAGTTCGCTTATGCTCAAGGAAATCGTAATACTCGCGCGCATCCTCAAAGTGCTCTGATGTGTTGACCCTGGCAAAGTATTAGTGAGTTACTCATATAAATCCACGTAATTACACACGTTTCTTGCATAGGCTTGTCGCCAGAGCGCTTCTCCATACTGGCCTTGCGCTCTGTGCTTCGCTGGAAGCAAATGATGTCTCCGTCCTGCAGTTCTGCAACCTTCAAAGACTGCTTAGGCTTCAAAGGCTCGATCATGGTCGGTTTGATTTCCTAGTAGCAGTTAGATACCAATGTCTCCAAGTTAGAAGGATGTCTTACCTCCCAGAGGGAAAGTTTCTCGTCGGCTGGTAGCTTGTCTCCCCAacccatcttcttcatgatAAGGGGGACAAGCTCCTctaccttcttctccttggagaTGTAGACGTGGCCAACACCCCTTAGAGATTGAGTCTCGATATCGAAGTGCTTCAAGAGAAGCAGGATGACCTCGTTCTTCATAATCACGCCGTTTGGCTGGCTCTGGTACGAAGGCCAGATTGCCTCACCATCTGCATTGACTTCCTCAGCAACTTCAGCCCACACACGGAGACTTGAATCCCGGTGAGCAGCTGATCGAGAGCAGGTTTCGTCTACTGTAGGCCGTAGGTCCATGATCGGCTGGTCGGGGCGGATTGTCTTGTTTTGCCGATTCACCATGAGCCACAACCGCACCCTGCGTGGATCCTCGCCCATGTCTGCTGCAACTTGTCCCACGAATTCCTCCATGGTCATTGCTTTGAGCACTCGGTAGTAGCTTGGTGCAGCTGGGTCCACGTCGGGATTCGCATCGAATTGGCACAGATCGGTTCCGCTAAATTGTTGGAAAGACTTATCGGTGATCACCTTGGCCCAGATGTACAGATGCGCCTCTCTTTGCTCCTTCTTCCTGGCCTCACGTTGGGCCGTTTCCTCCTCAAATTTTTGTTCTTGCTAGGTTAGCAAGACGAGATACAAGAGACAGCCTGTGTGACTTACTGAGGTGAAGCGGAATGTCGTCCTTGGTGACTGGACAGAGGATATCGTCTATGCGCGACTGGCGGATGTACACCAACATGTACGCGCTGTTTTGGCGCATGATCGGGACCTTCTTCTGCAGGGGGGCGCGTGGATAGCCGTTGGCCGTTCGATACTCGCCGCCAAAgttctcctccatcacctccCGCAGCGTGGCCTTGGTCACCTTGTCGTCATCGTACTTATAAAACCAGCCATCCTGCGCGGGCTTCAGGAAGGCATAGTAGTGGCCTGCGTTAAGGTCACCACTGTGAACCAGGACACTGTGAAGCTGATACGTCCACGGGACAGACTTGTCAGCATCCTCGGACAAATACGGCGCGGCGTCGAACGTTTCAGGGAATTCGTATCGATCGttgatcttcatcatcatgtcgCGTTGAATGTCATATTCGAACCGCTTCAGTTGCAGGTGCAGGACATCCGGGAAGCTGGTGAAAATGACACCCTTGTTGGCATCCTGAAGCTTGTGCTCGTCACCGGCAAAGTACTGGTTCTCGCCATCCATTTTCTCCACTTGAATGTAGTCCTGGAAGCTCTCGAGAAGGTTCTTGTTGCCGCTGACGTTCAGCTGAATGTCCCAGAAGTCCTCGATACGGCTGGATTCGTAGTCGACGTTGATGCACGAAATGTAAGTCTTGATCTTGCCGCTGAACATCCCAGGCAAGACATTCTCGGCTTCGGttcccttcatcttctcctccattCTCTCCATGAGTTTGCGAGAGAATTCTTGGACATCCTGTTGCTCGAAGATGTGTCGGGTATCCCAGCCGAATGATTTTGTGAGCTCGTTGGTTCCCACCGCCTGGTCAGAGGTCTGTAGTTGGTAAAATAGTCGTTGTAGGGTATAAGTGCTGTTGTGCATGCTCGGGTCGTTCTCGGTGGGGATTCCGTAGATAGCCTAGGCAGGTCAGCAAAACGGACGCAAGCgagacaagctcaagaacctGCCTTTCGAAACTTGTTTGTAAAGTACAGAGACTGCAATAACGAGTTGAGGTAGCAGGTGGCGCCCTGGTTCTTGAGTCCAACGTAGCCCGTCTCCTTCTTCGAGTCATAGTTGATAAAGTTGTGCCACAGCACACCCGTCTCATCGTCGACTAGGCGAAGGTAGGCGGTGATGTTGGCCGTGTCGTTTTCGCAGAGCGGTCGACTACCACCCTCCCATGGTACATTAAACATACGCCGATGCTCGACGAAGCGGGTGAAGCCCCAGTCGCCCTCATCCTTGGTGAACCGATGGTGGGCAGCATGGTGGACGTATAGGCTTGGGTCGTTCGGGTTCCATAGCACGAGCGCGAACTGCACACAGCAGCTCCAATTCTCGGGGACGCTATCGGCTTCGAAGCCATGCTCAAGGTAGATGGAGCACTGATCTATATTGTTTCCATGTGGGAAGAGCAAAATGCGCCTGTAGCGGGAATGCGAGTGTCAGCGTCTAGGCAAACGGCAGCGTCGGAAACAAGTCAGACGCACCATGGGAAGCCGCCAGCCTGGAAAATAGGCCCATGCTCCTTCTTGCTCAGAGTGCGCCAGTTCTCGACGGTCCAGGTATGGTTGTAGTCTCCAAGGATCTTGGGTTCATCGATCAACGGTGGGAGGCAGAGCTCCTTCATCGCCTCGTCTAAAGCCATGATGACGGTTAGCGTGGGGAGCTTGGAAAGAATGGCATCGCCTAAAACTGGCGGTATCGCGGTCGACGCAATCTGTAGGGGGACACGGCAGGTGTAGGCAGCGGTAGGGCATATTGACGGGGATACGCACGGTCGTTGGCCATGGGGAGATCTTGCAGCTGATCGGCTTCGCCATGCTCGAGGTTGTcggggttgatgatggcgacgttCTCGGGCTCGTTGGCGACGCTGATGTAATCGTCCGTGTCCATGACCATGTCGTTCGGGGAATGGACATCGTGAGTCTGCGGGAGAGTGCGACGGTCAGCTAAGGGCCTGATGTGATGCGGCAGCTCGCGACGATTTGAGGCCATGATGTCGGCATTCGGAGGGACTGGGGGGTCCAGTAGCGCGGGTGGTGAGGGGCAAGTGATGTGATGTCGGGTCGAAGGTGGTGGGAATTAACGAGTACTGGTAGGGGAAGCTCGCGATTTCGAAGGTCAACTGATGGGGGCAGGATGCAGCTGGAGATGAGCAGCGGGAGGGTGATGCAGGGAGTCAGGAGTTTGAGTTGGAAGACAGAAatgaaagaaagaaaacagAGGGAAACAAAAGACACTTGACGGCAAGCCAAGGCAAACGGGGCTGCAGTGCAGGCAGTACGAAGAGCAGTGCCAATTCACGGCAGGATGCACGGGGACGGACAACGACGTACCATTTTGACAGTGCAAGGCAGCCGACCGGAGCGGCAGGAACGGCGGCGTGGTTATGCAGGATGAGGCAACTCGAGTTTCCGGTGATAGGGCGGCCGAGGACAAAACGCAAGTGGTGGTGATCTCACGAGATGCTGGTCCAACTGGCGGCGACGCGCGGGCGTGGCGACAGTCAAAAGGCGTCTCGTCGACAGCAGCTCGACAATGTCGAGGCGAGAAGCGGAAGACACGGCAGATGCCAGAAGCGGACGTAGACCCAGATAGGTATCGATGTAGACGGACGGGGTCCGAGGTTGGAGGTAGGTAAATATGTATGAATACTCCAAAaacaggaaaaaaaagagtgaGCTATGAGGTGGGTAACGTAACGTTGGCAGGCCTgccaggtcaaggtcaatgCAGCAATGACAGGACAGGAGGAATGAGGAACTCGACTCAAATGGACTgcaaagaggaaaaaaaaagagagcgGTCGGTTAGGTCAGTAAAAGGGCGATAGACAATGGCTGAAACCCACAAAGTTCTAAGCCCCCCCAAGGCCCAAGTCGTCTCGTCTAAATAGAGAAGCTGTATCGCGTCGTCGAGATATGGGGATAATTATGTGAGGAGGAGAGTGAGACGTCTGGTATCGACAGGCCCAAGCTGATAATCAATCATCAAGGCGGGAACAAAGAGTTGTGCGAAGCCTGAGGGATCCGGGCTGAGGCGACAGCGGCACTAGGGAAGGACTTGCATTTTTGCTTATAGCATCATACACTTACAAGTACATCCTTATCTCAAAAAAGCGTCATCGGATCACCCCGCCAATGACGTTGCCAGCCTTTCACCAAATACCAGGCAAATGCGAAGCTAAGGCAATGTCAGACAGGCACGCACCATGCCTCACTATCCTGGGATCGCCTTGCTCATGACATGTGATGAGGTTAGTTGACTAAAAGAAGCGGTCTGACGCAAGGAAGCTGGATCCTGCTGCGTAGACAGTGAGTTGTAGTATTGCTGTGGAAGAGCTTCATGGACAGTATTGAGCTTGCTGTAGAGCTAGAGCCGGAGGCATGGATAACAAACCTTATATCGGTAACACATAGTGCCTAGGTAGAGTAGGAATTGTGTACTTATGTAGCTATGCAATACTGGCAACCGGGAAGCATTTGCTGCGAGTATTTCTCTAGCTTCTATTTCGAGCTGTAGCCAGCACTGTCTTGCATGTCCCCTAGCAGAAGCATCATCCTGGCTCAAGCTCCAGTTAGCTGCCATAGCTCCATGCCGTCAAGCGTGGTCTGAACACTGGAGTTGGTTTCAAGATTTGACAGAACCAGATCCTCGCTCTTAAGAAAAATTTCCGTCATTAGACTTGTGATATAGGGAATTTGACAAACACTGCAAGCTCTTGTATGACTGGGTTGCTTGTACAGTACAGACTGGCAACTTGGAAGCATCAGAAGCTCCTGACAGTTCTTCCATCAGCAAACGCCACAACAACAAGCAAGCCGCCCGACAAAAGTCAAT encodes:
- a CDS encoding Ubiquitinyl hydrolase 1; the protein is MASNRRELPHHIRPLADRRTLPQTHDVHSPNDMVMDTDDYISVANEPENVAIINPDNLEHGEADQLQDLPMANDRDAILSKLPTLTVIMALDEAMKELCLPPLIDEPKILGDYNHTWTVENWRTLSKKEHGPIFQAGGFPWRILLFPHGNNIDQCSIYLEHGFEADSVPENWSCCVQFALVLWNPNDPSLYVHHAAHHRFTKDEGDWGFTRFVEHRRMFNVPWEGGSRPLCENDTANITAYLRLVDDETGVLWHNFINYDSKKETGYAIYGIPTENDPSMHNSTYTLQRLFYQLQTSDQAVGTNELTKSFGWDTRHIFEQQDVQEFSRKLMERMEEKMKGTEAENVLPGMFSGKIKTYISCINVDYESSRIEDFWDIQLNVSGNKNLLESFQDYIQVEKMDGENQYFAGDEHKLQDANKGVIFTSFPDVLHLQLKRFEYDIQRDMMMKINDRYEFPETFDAAPYLSEDADKSVPWTYQLHSVLVHSGDLNAGHYYAFLKPAQDGWFYKYDDDKVTKATLREVMEENFGGEYRTANGYPRAPLQKKVPIMRQNSAYMLVYIRQSRIDDILCPVTKDDIPLHLKQKFEEETAQREARKKEQREAHLYIWAKVITDKSFQQFSGTDLCQFDANPDVDPAAPSYYRVLKAMTMEEFVGQVAADMGEDPRRVRLWLMVNRQNKTIRPDQPIMDLRPTVDETCSRSAAHRDSSLRVWAEVAEEVNADGEAIWPSYQSQPNGVIMKNEVILLLLKHFDIETQSLRGVGHVYISKEKKVEELVPLIMKKMGWGDKLPADEKLSLWEEIKPTMIEPLKPKQSLKVAELQDGDIICFQRSTERKASMEKRSGDKPMQETVNTSEHFEDAREYYDFLEHKRTVKFHPHPTRCDQAQYPPFELVLNSKITYDTLSERVGAHLAVQPTHIRFWTVNASTQNPKTPVRRGANPTLRQILNPMGSTALNSTQRNDAFYFEVLEMSLAELDTKKSIKVIWLSEGITKEDQYDLLVPKTGTVDDVVEALIKKAQLPSEAEAGRIRVYETSSNRFYREPLREHPVMNLNEYAQIYAERVPQEEANADENHFIQVFHFQNDVSRVHGVPFKFLVIEDEKFADTKKRLEKRTGIKGKSFEKIKIAVVRRSNYSKPQYLNDDDVLSSFIQGEDDYLGFDHVDRTRTLRNGVGDLFLR